One stretch of Pararhizobium qamdonense DNA includes these proteins:
- a CDS encoding ABC transporter substrate-binding protein gives MKKQMIALALACAAAFSVMPAHAAEKLRIGTEGAYPPFNFVDTAGKIGGFDVDIGLALCAKMQVECEVVAQDWDGIIPGLVAKKYDMIIASMFITDERRKQVAFSDPYYLAAMTHVAAKGAGITAFTNEALKGKVIGAQAGTTQAEYIAAVYPDADIKLYPTQDEANLDMANGRLDMEVGDMLPMLDWVNKNDDGKCCELIGEPITDRKFVGDGVGIALRQDDKDLREKLNKALAEIRTDGTYKTINDKYFTIDVYTMK, from the coding sequence ATGAAAAAACAGATGATCGCGCTGGCTCTTGCCTGTGCCGCAGCCTTTTCCGTGATGCCTGCCCATGCCGCCGAAAAGCTCCGCATCGGCACGGAGGGCGCTTATCCTCCCTTCAATTTCGTGGATACCGCCGGTAAGATCGGCGGCTTCGATGTGGATATCGGCTTGGCACTGTGCGCCAAAATGCAGGTCGAATGCGAGGTGGTGGCGCAAGACTGGGATGGTATCATTCCAGGGCTGGTCGCCAAGAAATACGACATGATCATCGCCTCCATGTTCATCACCGACGAGCGCCGCAAACAGGTCGCCTTCAGCGATCCCTATTATCTGGCGGCCATGACACATGTTGCGGCGAAGGGTGCTGGGATCACCGCATTCACCAATGAAGCACTGAAAGGCAAGGTCATCGGCGCACAGGCGGGCACGACCCAGGCCGAATATATCGCCGCTGTCTATCCGGATGCGGATATCAAGCTCTACCCGACCCAGGACGAAGCCAATCTCGACATGGCCAATGGCCGCCTCGACATGGAAGTCGGCGACATGCTGCCAATGCTCGACTGGGTCAACAAGAACGATGACGGCAAATGCTGCGAATTGATCGGTGAGCCCATTACCGACCGCAAATTCGTCGGCGACGGCGTCGGCATTGCGCTTCGCCAGGACGACAAGGACCTGCGTGAAAAGCTGAACAAGGCGCTGGCCGAAATTCGCACCGATGGCACCTACAAGACCATCAACGACAAGTACTTCACTATCGACGTCTATACGATGAAATAG
- a CDS encoding 4-aminobutyrate--2-oxoglutarate transaminase: MTSLTDRKNAAISRGVGMTTQIYADRAENSEIWDKEGNRYIDFAAGIAVVNTGHRHPRVIEAVKKQLDRFTHTCHQVVPYENYVELAERLNAILPGDFAKKTIFVTTGAEAVENAVKIARAATGRQAVVAFGGGFHGRTFMGMALTGKVVPYKVGFGAMPADVFHVPFPVELQGVSADQSLAALKRLFAADVDPNRVAAIIIEPVQGEGGFYPVPTSFIKAIRDICDQHGILLIADEVQTGFARTGKLFAMEHHGVAADLVTMAKGLGGGFPIAAVTGRADVMDAPGPGGLGGTYAGNPMGVAAAHAVLDIIEDEKLCERAEQLGGRLKQRLAAIAEQVPEIVDIRGPGFMNAVEFNDVKTNLPSADFANRVRVIALEKGLILLTCGVHGNVIRFLAPITIQDNVFSEAMDILEASILQARA, encoded by the coding sequence GTGACCAGTTTGACCGATCGCAAGAACGCAGCCATTTCCCGCGGTGTGGGCATGACCACGCAGATCTATGCGGATCGCGCCGAAAATTCGGAAATCTGGGACAAGGAAGGCAATCGCTATATCGATTTTGCCGCAGGTATCGCCGTCGTCAATACCGGCCACCGCCATCCGCGCGTCATCGAAGCTGTCAAGAAGCAGCTCGACCGGTTCACCCATACCTGCCATCAGGTCGTGCCATATGAAAACTATGTCGAACTGGCCGAGCGGCTGAATGCCATTCTGCCCGGCGACTTCGCCAAGAAGACGATTTTCGTCACCACGGGTGCAGAAGCCGTCGAGAATGCCGTCAAGATCGCCCGCGCGGCAACCGGCCGCCAGGCGGTTGTCGCCTTCGGCGGGGGCTTTCATGGCCGCACCTTCATGGGCATGGCGCTGACCGGCAAGGTCGTGCCCTATAAGGTTGGCTTCGGCGCCATGCCGGCCGACGTCTTCCACGTGCCCTTCCCGGTCGAACTGCAGGGCGTTTCCGCCGACCAGTCGCTGGCGGCCCTGAAGCGCCTCTTTGCCGCCGATGTCGATCCGAACCGGGTCGCCGCCATCATCATCGAGCCCGTGCAGGGCGAAGGCGGCTTCTATCCGGTGCCGACCTCCTTCATCAAGGCGATCCGCGATATCTGCGACCAGCACGGCATCCTTCTGATTGCCGATGAAGTGCAGACCGGCTTTGCCCGTACCGGCAAGCTCTTCGCTATGGAACATCATGGCGTTGCCGCCGACCTCGTGACGATGGCCAAGGGTCTTGGTGGCGGTTTCCCGATCGCCGCCGTCACCGGCCGCGCCGACGTCATGGACGCGCCCGGCCCCGGCGGTCTCGGCGGCACCTATGCCGGCAATCCGATGGGCGTTGCCGCAGCTCATGCCGTCCTCGACATTATCGAGGATGAGAAGCTCTGCGAACGCGCCGAACAGCTCGGCGGCCGCCTCAAGCAGCGCCTCGCTGCCATTGCGGAACAAGTGCCGGAAATCGTCGATATCCGGGGCCCGGGCTTTATGAATGCGGTCGAGTTCAACGACGTGAAGACCAATCTGCCAAGCGCCGATTTCGCCAACCGCGTCCGCGTGATCGCGCTCGAAAAGGGCCTGATTCTGTTGACCTGCGGCGTGCATGGCAACGTCATCCGCTTCCTTGCCCCGATCACCATCCAGGACAACGTCTTTTCCGAGGCGATGGACATTCTGGAAGCCTCGATCCTGCAGGCCCGCGCCTGA
- a CDS encoding NAD-dependent succinate-semialdehyde dehydrogenase, with product MIFTETLIAHVRDPHLLGLVNAAHSAKTFEVHNPSNGALLATLPDMGITETRAAIDDAYAAQFPWAERPAGDRSTILRRWHDLVIAHIDDLAAILTAEMGKPLSEARSEVQHAAAYIEWYAEEAKRVYGETIPAPSTDRRMMVIKQPVGVVGTITPWNFPASMVARKIAPALAVGCTIILKPAEQTPLVALAMHALAIRAGFPKGVFNLVLASEGDAIGRELCTNSRVRKISFTGSTEVGRILMRQCSDQIKKVSLELGGSAPFIVFDDADIDAAVDGAIQAKFRNAGQTCTSANRIYVQSRVHDEFAGKLAAEVAKLKVGDGFSKGVTIGPLIDSRAIEKVETHVNDAIGKGAKLLCGGKRVSGAFFEPTVLSNVGKGMLVACDETFGPVAPIIRFETMEDVILQANDTIYGLAAYFYATELKKVWRVAEALEYGMIGINTGRMSSEAAPFGGLKQSGIGREGSRHGAEDYLEMKYLCMGNI from the coding sequence ATGATCTTTACCGAGACCTTGATCGCCCATGTCAGGGATCCGCATCTGCTCGGCCTGGTAAACGCCGCGCACTCGGCGAAGACCTTCGAGGTCCACAACCCCTCGAACGGCGCCCTGCTCGCCACGCTGCCGGACATGGGGATTACGGAAACCCGCGCGGCGATCGACGACGCCTATGCGGCGCAATTTCCCTGGGCCGAGCGTCCGGCCGGCGATCGCAGCACGATCCTGCGCCGCTGGCACGATCTGGTCATCGCCCATATCGACGATCTCGCCGCGATCCTGACGGCGGAAATGGGTAAGCCGCTCAGCGAAGCCCGTTCCGAGGTTCAGCATGCCGCCGCCTATATCGAATGGTATGCGGAAGAAGCCAAGCGCGTCTACGGCGAGACCATCCCCGCCCCCTCGACGGACCGCCGCATGATGGTGATCAAGCAGCCGGTCGGCGTGGTCGGCACGATCACCCCCTGGAATTTCCCAGCCTCGATGGTCGCGCGAAAAATCGCCCCGGCGCTGGCGGTCGGCTGCACCATCATCCTCAAACCAGCCGAACAGACGCCGCTGGTGGCTTTGGCCATGCATGCGCTGGCCATCCGCGCAGGCTTCCCGAAGGGCGTCTTCAACCTCGTTCTGGCTTCGGAAGGCGACGCGATCGGCCGCGAACTCTGCACCAATTCGCGGGTGCGCAAGATCAGCTTCACCGGCTCGACCGAAGTCGGCCGCATCCTGATGCGCCAATGTTCCGACCAGATCAAGAAAGTCAGCCTGGAACTCGGCGGCAGCGCGCCCTTTATCGTCTTTGACGACGCTGATATCGATGCGGCCGTCGATGGCGCCATCCAGGCCAAATTCCGCAATGCCGGCCAGACCTGCACCTCGGCCAACCGCATCTATGTGCAAAGCCGGGTCCACGACGAATTCGCCGGCAAACTGGCCGCCGAAGTGGCAAAGCTCAAAGTCGGCGACGGCTTCTCCAAGGGCGTCACCATCGGTCCGCTGATCGATAGCCGGGCGATCGAGAAGGTCGAGACTCATGTCAACGACGCAATCGGCAAGGGCGCAAAACTGCTCTGTGGCGGCAAGCGCGTCTCCGGCGCTTTCTTCGAGCCGACTGTCTTGTCCAATGTCGGCAAAGGCATGCTGGTCGCCTGCGATGAAACTTTCGGCCCGGTCGCCCCGATCATCCGCTTCGAGACCATGGAAGATGTCATCCTCCAGGCCAATGACACGATCTACGGCCTCGCCGCCTATTTTTACGCGACCGAGCTGAAGAAAGTCTGGCGCGTCGCCGAAGCACTGGAATACGGCATGATCGGCATCAATACCGGCCGCATGTCATCGGAAGCAGCCCCCTTCGGCGGCCTCAAACAATCCGGCATCGGCCGCGAAGGCTCCCGCCACGGCGCCGAGGATTATCTCGAGATGAAATATCTCTGCATGGGGAATATTTGA
- a CDS encoding cupin domain-containing protein has translation MSDAMKIRYKVAEAARLAGVSASTLRLWETQGLVVPDRSVTGHRQYSEGDVAQLKRISWFRAERGLNPAAIREALELEAGDLDDNGPASTGDVVPQSQVGRKLRSLRHAAGKTLEQVAGDVGIAASVLSTLERTSQGVSVAVLHHLAEYFATTVSSLSGQDEPEVRALVRSGEWRAWPRTIPGVTVQLLAEGRNQMDCHRFVLEPGASSEGAYTHEGEEFVYVLSGRVEFVLDSDQFHDLNPGDSLYFNSRRHHAWSNRHDGETVLLWINTPPTF, from the coding sequence ATGAGTGATGCCATGAAGATACGCTACAAGGTCGCTGAAGCCGCACGGCTTGCCGGTGTCTCCGCATCCACCTTACGCCTTTGGGAGACGCAAGGCCTTGTTGTGCCGGACCGGTCCGTTACTGGGCACCGGCAATATAGCGAGGGCGATGTCGCCCAGTTGAAGAGGATCTCATGGTTTCGCGCCGAGCGCGGGCTCAACCCGGCTGCCATCCGCGAGGCGCTGGAACTGGAAGCGGGCGACCTTGACGACAATGGTCCGGCCTCCACCGGTGACGTGGTCCCGCAATCGCAGGTCGGGCGCAAGCTGAGAAGCCTGCGCCATGCGGCCGGCAAGACGCTGGAGCAGGTGGCCGGCGATGTCGGTATCGCAGCCTCTGTCCTTTCAACGCTGGAGAGGACCTCGCAGGGGGTTTCGGTCGCCGTGCTGCATCATCTCGCCGAATATTTCGCAACAACCGTTTCCAGCCTTTCCGGGCAGGACGAGCCCGAGGTGCGGGCTCTGGTACGTTCGGGCGAATGGCGGGCCTGGCCGCGCACGATACCGGGTGTGACCGTGCAGCTTTTGGCTGAAGGCCGCAACCAGATGGATTGCCACCGCTTCGTGCTGGAGCCAGGGGCCTCCAGTGAGGGCGCCTACACGCATGAGGGCGAGGAATTCGTCTATGTGCTGTCGGGGCGGGTGGAGTTCGTGCTTGACTCCGATCAGTTTCATGATCTGAACCCCGGCGATTCCCTTTATTTCAACAGCCGCCGTCATCACGCCTGGTCGAACCGGCACGATGGCGAGACCGTGCTTTTGTGGATTAACACGCCGCCGACTTTCTAG
- a CDS encoding CaiB/BaiF CoA transferase family protein: protein METPLKGLKVLELARILAGPWIGQTLADLGADVIKVESPAGDDTRTWGPPFIESETGGHLDAAYFHACNRGKRSVVLDFTTEEGQEAVRRLAAQSDVLLENFKVGGLAKYGLDYESLKAINPRLIYCSVTGFGQNGPYAHRAGYDYIIQGMSGIMDLTGDPDGEPQKIGVAFADIFTGLYGVIAIQAALHMRERTGAGQQVDMALFDSMTGVLANQALNFLVSGQSPRRLGNAHPNIAPYQVFPVSDGHLIVAVGNDRQFVKFCTLLGLDTLATDPRYLSNASRVKHRDTLTPELTARTVNFDRDTLLSMLEAAGVPGGPINSVADVFADPQIIHREMRVDTPHTGSASGTAPGVRSPLMFSDAELALERGAPRLGEHTHEVLAEIGMKP from the coding sequence ATGGAAACGCCGCTGAAGGGTCTGAAAGTTCTTGAGCTTGCCCGTATCCTGGCGGGGCCCTGGATCGGCCAGACACTGGCCGATCTCGGCGCTGATGTCATCAAGGTGGAAAGCCCGGCTGGCGACGATACCCGGACCTGGGGGCCTCCTTTCATCGAAAGCGAGACCGGCGGCCATCTGGATGCCGCTTATTTCCACGCCTGCAACCGGGGAAAGCGCTCCGTCGTGCTCGATTTCACGACTGAAGAGGGGCAGGAAGCGGTGCGGCGGCTGGCGGCGCAGTCGGACGTGCTGCTCGAAAATTTCAAGGTCGGAGGACTGGCCAAATACGGGCTGGACTATGAGAGCCTGAAGGCGATCAATCCACGGCTGATCTATTGCTCGGTCACCGGTTTCGGCCAGAACGGTCCCTATGCGCATCGCGCCGGCTATGATTATATCATCCAGGGCATGAGCGGCATCATGGATCTGACGGGCGATCCGGACGGCGAACCGCAGAAGATCGGCGTCGCTTTTGCCGATATCTTCACCGGGCTCTACGGCGTCATCGCCATCCAGGCGGCCCTGCATATGCGCGAACGCACCGGCGCCGGCCAGCAGGTCGATATGGCTTTGTTCGACAGCATGACCGGGGTCCTTGCCAATCAGGCGCTGAACTTCCTCGTCTCCGGGCAATCGCCGCGCCGTCTCGGCAATGCGCATCCCAATATTGCGCCCTACCAGGTCTTTCCGGTTTCCGATGGCCACCTGATCGTCGCCGTCGGCAATGACCGGCAGTTCGTCAAGTTCTGCACATTGCTGGGGCTCGATACTCTGGCGACCGATCCGCGCTATCTGAGCAACGCAAGCCGGGTCAAGCACCGGGATACGCTGACGCCGGAGCTGACGGCACGGACGGTGAATTTCGACCGCGATACGCTGCTCTCCATGCTGGAAGCGGCCGGCGTACCTGGCGGGCCGATCAATAGCGTGGCGGATGTGTTCGCAGACCCGCAGATCATTCACCGTGAAATGCGGGTGGATACGCCGCATACGGGCTCGGCCTCCGGTACTGCGCCGGGCGTTCGCTCGCCGCTCATGTTTTCGGACGCGGAACTGGCGCTTGAGCGCGGTGCGCCAAGGCTGGGGGAGCACACGCATGAGGTGCTGGCTGAGATTGGAATGAAGCCGTAG
- a CDS encoding type II toxin-antitoxin system VapB family antitoxin — MRVTVVLDDEMLASAQFYTGLMTKSAVIRHALQALIQREAGRRLAELGGSQPDLQNVPRRRPWNDDDSE, encoded by the coding sequence ATGCGCGTGACTGTCGTTTTGGATGACGAAATGTTGGCGAGCGCCCAGTTTTATACGGGCCTGATGACGAAATCAGCTGTCATCCGACACGCTTTGCAAGCGCTCATACAGCGGGAAGCCGGAAGACGGCTGGCAGAGCTTGGGGGCAGCCAGCCTGATTTGCAGAATGTTCCCCGACGGCGCCCGTGGAATGATGACGATTCCGAATAG